A genome region from Meriones unguiculatus strain TT.TT164.6M chromosome 2, Bangor_MerUng_6.1, whole genome shotgun sequence includes the following:
- the Anxa5 gene encoding annexin A5, whose product MAQALRGTVTDFPGFDGRADAEVLRKAMKGLGTDEESILTLLTARSNAQRQEIAQEFKTLFGRDLLDDLKSELTGKFEKLIVALMKPSRLYDAYELKHALKGAGTDEKVLTEIIASRTPEELRAIKQVYEEEYGSSLEDDVVGDTSGYYQRMLVVLLQANRDPDSAIDDAQVELDAQALFQAGELKWGTDEEKFITIFGTRSVSHLRRVFDKYMTISGFQIEETIDRETSGNLEQLLLAVVKSIRSIPAYLAETLYYAMKGAGTDDHTLIRVVVSRSEIDLFNIRKEFRKNFATSLYSMIKGDTSGDYKRALLLLCGGEDD is encoded by the exons ATGGCCCAG GCTCTTAGAGGCACCGTGACTGACTTTCCTGGATTTGATGGCAGGGCTGATGCAGAGGTTCTTCGGAAGGCCATGAAAGGCTTGG GCACCGATGAGGAGAGCATCCTGACCCTGTTGACTGCTCGAAGCAATGCTCAACGCCAGGAAATCGCCCAGGAGTTTAAGACTCTGTTTGGCAGG GACCTTCTGGATGACCTGAAGTCAGAGCTGACTGGAAAGTTTGAGAAGTTAATTGTGGCCCTGATGAAGCCCTCACGGCTCTACGACGCCTACGAACTGAAGCATGCTCTTAAG GGAGCTGGGACAGATGAGAAAGTATTGACCGAAATTATTGCTTCAAGGACACCTGAAGAACTCAGGGCCATAAAACAAGTTTATGAAGAAG AATATGGTTCCAGCCTGGAAGATGATGTGGTCGGGGACACCTCAGGGTACTACCAGAGGATGCTGGTGGTTCTTCTTCAG GCGAATAGAGACCCCGATTCTGCCATTGATGATGCTCAAGTTGAACTGGATGCTCAG GCACTGTTCCAGGCTGGAGAGCTGAAGTGGGGCACGGATGAAGAAAAGTTCATCACCATCTTTGGGACGCGCAGCGTGTCTCATTTGAGGAGAG tgtTTGACAAGTACATGACGATATCAGGATTTCAGATTGAGGAAACCATTGACCGAGAGACATCGGGCAACTTGGAGCAGCTGCTCCTGGCTGTTG tgAAGTCTATTCGGAGCATACCTGCCTACCTTGCAGAGACTCTCTACTATGCTATGAAG GGTGCTGGGACGGACGATCACACCCTCATCAGAGTCGTGGTATCCAGGAGTGAGATCGACCTGTTTAACATTAGGAAGGAGTTTAGGAAGAACTTTGCCACTTCCCTGTACTCCATGATCAAG GGCGACACATCTGGAGACTATAAGAGAGCCTTGCTGCTGCTCTGTGGAGGAGAAGACGACTGA